The Achromobacter spanius genome includes the window ACGTCAGCGGCAGCGGCCTGGGCAAGATCGGGTCCAGCAAGCAACTGCCACCCACGCTAAGCCTGCAATGGCACATCTTGCCGGACAGCATGATCCAGCCTTACATCGGTGTCGGCATCAACTACACGCACTTCTTCGACACCCAGGCCGAAGGCGCGCTGAAGGGTTCGGACTTGAAGATGGGCGATTCCTGGGGCGTGGCCGCGCAACTGGGCGCGGACTTCAAGATCAATGAACGCTGGTTCATGAACGCGGACATCCGCTACATCGACATCAAGTCGAAGGTGAAGCTGGACGGCCAGCACATCGGCACCGCGCGCATCGACCCCTGGGTGGCGACGCTGGGCGTCGGCTACCGCTTCTGATCAGTGGCAGGACCGGTTGCGCGCGACATGCCGCGCAACCCACATCCAGATCAATTGCCTTCAGGCTGCAACTGCCGACGCAGCGCCTGCAGCGCGGGTGTGTCGTCATCCGCGCGCCAGACCAACTGCGTGCGCGCCTGCCCGTACGGGCCGGACAAAGCACTGACGCGCACGGAATGCTCCGCCCCCAACACCGCCAACACCGAACGCGGCACGATGGCCACGCCAGAGCCCGCGGCCACACACGCCACGATGGCGTGATACGACGCAAATTCCATCACGCGCCCCGGCGCCACGCCTTCGTGGTTCAGCCAGGATTCCAGGATGCGCCGATACGAGCACCCCGCTGCGAACGCGATCACCGTGCGGCCGCCCACGTCGCGGGCGCCGTCGATGTCGCCCCAGGCCAGCGGCGAGATCAACGCCAAGTCTTCATCGAAGGCATCCATCGCAGCCAGGCCCTCGTCGGGAAACGGCTGGGCCACAAAAGCGGCTTCGATCTCGTAGTTGCGCACCTTGGCCGCCAGCGCGCCCGACGTGCCGGTGACAAGTTCAATGCCCACTTGCGGCCAGGCCGCGTGATAGGCCGCCAGAATCGGCGGCAAGCGCGCGGCCGCCGTGCTTTCCATGGTGCCGATGCGCAGCACGCCTTGCGGCGCGCCATCGCGCACGGCGGCCTGGGCTTCGTCGGACAGGCGCAAGAGGCGGTCAGCGTATGACAGCAGCACCCGCCCCTGATCCGACAGCACCAGCCGGCGATTCTGACGCCGGAAAAGCGGGGCGTTCAACGACGCCTCCAACTGCTTCAAGCGGGTCGACACGTTGGACTGCACCCGGTTCAAGTGCGCGGCGGCGCGCGCCACGCCGCCCTGGTCGGCCACCGCTTTGAAAATCTGCAAGGCATCGAGATCCAAGTTTCTCATTTCAAGAACCTGTGTTCTTAATAATTCACTATTAAAGATATAAGTACAGCCGTAGAGTGGGCGCATGTCAACGCCTGCTTACCCTTCCGTTTCCGATTCCCGCAGCGCGGCCAGCCTGGCTTGGCCGGCCGCGCTGGCGCTGGCCGCCGCCATGGGCATCGGCCGATTCGCCTTTACGCCGGTGTGGCCGCTGATGGCGCAGGAAGGCGGGTTGTCGCTGGCCCAGGGAAGCTGGATTGCATCGGCTAACTACGCCGGCTACCTGTTGGGCGCGCTGGCCGCCGTGGCCTGGCCAGTGCGCCACGCCCGCGCCCAGCTTGCCATCAGCCTGCTGGCCGTGGCGCTTTTGACCCTGGCGATGCCGCTCGCGCATAACGTGGCGGTCTGGTGCGTGCTGCGGCTTGCCGCCGGTTACGCCAGC containing:
- a CDS encoding LysR family transcriptional regulator, whose protein sequence is MRNLDLDALQIFKAVADQGGVARAAAHLNRVQSNVSTRLKQLEASLNAPLFRRQNRRLVLSDQGRVLLSYADRLLRLSDEAQAAVRDGAPQGVLRIGTMESTAAARLPPILAAYHAAWPQVGIELVTGTSGALAAKVRNYEIEAAFVAQPFPDEGLAAMDAFDEDLALISPLAWGDIDGARDVGGRTVIAFAAGCSYRRILESWLNHEGVAPGRVMEFASYHAIVACVAAGSGVAIVPRSVLAVLGAEHSVRVSALSGPYGQARTQLVWRADDDTPALQALRRQLQPEGN
- a CDS encoding OmpW/AlkL family protein, with translation MFSLNGRIRATAIAGLIAAGGLAAPAHAHEAGDVLFRVGVTQVRPSSNNGTVLDGSVKLDANNNVRPSFTLGYMVTRNIGIELLGAWPFQHDVSGSGLGKIGSSKQLPPTLSLQWHILPDSMIQPYIGVGINYTHFFDTQAEGALKGSDLKMGDSWGVAAQLGADFKINERWFMNADIRYIDIKSKVKLDGQHIGTARIDPWVATLGVGYRF